In one window of Armatimonadota bacterium DNA:
- a CDS encoding helix-turn-helix transcriptional regulator, with amino-acid sequence MAELAECTGLAWATLDSLRSGRSNPQTKQLRTLNKLAEFLELSPRDIRGHIQAYNDQRAAKEDSDVA; translated from the coding sequence ATGGCGGAGCTGGCGGAATGCACGGGCCTGGCCTGGGCGACGCTGGACAGCCTGCGCAGCGGTCGCAGTAACCCGCAGACGAAGCAGCTGCGCACCCTCAACAAGCTGGCCGAGTTCCTCGAGCTGTCCCCCCGGGACATCCGAGGCCACATCCAGGCCTACAACGATCAGCGCGCGGCCAAGGAGGATTCCGATGTTGCGTGA
- a CDS encoding RNA polymerase sigma factor: MSLGKLLEPDELRHLNAVADWLGRCRRGYVVDELRNRYGDMRSKRRRARHVVSIDEVPPPVDQAEPVLDRIIRAERIATVRDMVQRLPERQRETMELRLQGHSVIEAAKAMGCTVHGVDMHIRRAKATLRVYLEGV, from the coding sequence GTGTCGCTGGGCAAGCTGCTCGAGCCCGACGAGCTGCGGCACTTGAACGCCGTAGCCGACTGGCTGGGCCGCTGTCGGCGGGGCTACGTCGTCGACGAGCTCCGCAACAGGTATGGCGACATGCGCAGCAAGCGCCGGCGCGCGCGGCACGTCGTGAGCATCGACGAGGTGCCGCCGCCTGTTGACCAAGCCGAGCCGGTGCTGGACCGGATCATCCGAGCCGAGCGCATTGCAACGGTCCGCGACATGGTGCAACGTCTGCCCGAGCGGCAGCGCGAGACCATGGAGCTGCGCCTGCAGGGGCACAGCGTCATCGAGGCGGCCAAGGCCATGGGCTGCACCGTGCACGGCGTGGACATGCACATCCGCCGCGCCAAGGCTACGCTGCGGGTCTATCTGGAGGGCGTCTGA
- a CDS encoding sulfatase-like hydrolase/transferase translates to EEVIALSCHGRVQGTGGRKTVGGGPWKLGDRLYHTFLWGEVPDNYGPSLSDDYVAEQAVESIAHPPSEPFFMLVNQTFPHPPYAVAEPYFSMYDRSQVPFPIRPPAGFAGKPRILPLVHQRMRMDEVTDDELREMVAVYYGMITKTDRNLGSIVAALQETGAWDNTVVVATSDHGDFVGDYQLAEKMQNTFEDALVNVPFAIRVPGCEPLPAASEALVELIDLLPTLAEACCIELGHTHFGRSLLPVLRGETGDHRQYVFSEGGGLKDEIHTHETDRPRENIYWSRPALQFTQPEVHGKAVMIRSKEWKYVRRLYDTDELYDLRNDPDEVGNLIDDAALAGVRDELVAAMATWFIETGDQVPWRWDLRSPREEHPEWSQAAARHGFLRDGG, encoded by the coding sequence CGAGGAGGTCATCGCCCTCTCCTGCCACGGCCGCGTTCAGGGCACCGGCGGGCGCAAGACGGTCGGTGGGGGGCCTTGGAAGCTCGGCGACCGCCTCTACCATACGTTTCTCTGGGGCGAAGTGCCGGACAACTACGGCCCATCCCTGAGCGACGACTACGTCGCCGAGCAAGCGGTCGAGTCTATCGCGCATCCGCCGAGCGAACCGTTCTTCATGCTGGTGAATCAGACATTTCCACACCCGCCGTATGCCGTCGCGGAGCCGTACTTCTCGATGTATGATCGGTCGCAGGTGCCGTTCCCGATTCGCCCGCCGGCCGGCTTCGCGGGCAAGCCGCGGATCCTGCCCCTGGTCCACCAGCGCATGCGCATGGACGAGGTCACCGACGACGAATTGCGCGAGATGGTCGCGGTGTACTACGGCATGATCACCAAGACCGACCGCAATCTCGGAAGCATCGTCGCCGCGTTGCAGGAGACCGGCGCGTGGGACAACACCGTCGTCGTCGCCACCTCGGACCACGGCGATTTCGTCGGCGACTATCAACTCGCCGAGAAGATGCAGAACACGTTCGAGGACGCGCTGGTTAATGTGCCGTTCGCCATTCGGGTTCCGGGGTGCGAGCCGCTGCCCGCTGCGTCGGAAGCGCTCGTGGAATTGATCGACCTGCTGCCGACGTTGGCCGAGGCTTGCTGCATCGAACTCGGCCACACCCACTTCGGCCGCTCGCTGCTGCCGGTCTTGCGCGGCGAGACAGGCGACCATCGGCAATACGTCTTCAGCGAAGGCGGCGGGCTGAAAGATGAGATTCATACCCACGAGACCGACCGCCCGCGCGAGAACATCTACTGGTCGCGCCCGGCCCTGCAGTTCACCCAGCCCGAGGTGCACGGCAAAGCGGTGATGATACGTTCGAAGGAATGGAAGTACGTGCGTCGCCTCTACGACACCGATGAACTCTACGACCTCAGAAACGACCCCGACGAAGTGGGCAATCTGATAGATGACGCTGCGCTCGCCGGCGTCCGCGATGAACTCGTCGCCGCAATGGCCACGTGGTTCATCGAGACCGGCGATCAGGTGCCGTGGCGGTGGGACTTGCGCTCCCCGCGGGAAGAGCATCCGGAGTGGTCGCAGGCCGCGGCGAGACACGGCTTTCTGCGCGACGGCGGTTGA
- a CDS encoding acetylxylan esterase translates to MPKPSYDSEAHFQALYESVPRRFAFKAKTPAELKAWQGKFRPRLREALGVTNMQRDLAGHKPKAEKAEATDLGDYLREKWYLWTEPDVPLPFWLLVPKGATGRRPLVLTPHGHNDPDIYVGLPKNEQQKLSIAEGQRDIAVQAVREGYVTIAPTTRGFGETRTNRDREEDKGCSCRTELLHGLLVGRTAIGQRVWDISRLIDWAAKRDDVDGSRIAITGNSGGGTTSLFAGACETRITVAVPSCYFCTFAGSIGTIHHCDCNYVPGVMRLGEMYDVAGLIAPRAFCAIAGKDDGIFPIKHVREAFAQVKRVYEVAGVPERCRLYVGQGGHRYYSAGAWPFIKKWFGGKRW, encoded by the coding sequence ATGCCGAAGCCCAGTTACGACTCCGAAGCACATTTCCAGGCGCTCTATGAAAGCGTCCCCCGACGGTTCGCGTTCAAGGCGAAGACCCCGGCTGAGCTGAAAGCGTGGCAGGGCAAGTTCCGGCCGCGGCTGCGCGAGGCGCTCGGCGTGACGAATATGCAGCGCGACCTCGCCGGACATAAACCCAAAGCGGAGAAGGCCGAGGCGACCGACCTCGGCGACTACCTGCGCGAGAAGTGGTATCTCTGGACTGAGCCGGACGTGCCGCTGCCGTTCTGGCTCCTGGTACCGAAGGGAGCGACCGGCAGGCGCCCGCTGGTGCTGACGCCGCACGGTCACAATGACCCGGACATTTACGTCGGCCTTCCGAAGAACGAGCAGCAGAAGCTAAGCATCGCGGAGGGCCAGCGCGACATCGCAGTACAGGCGGTGCGCGAAGGCTACGTCACCATCGCGCCGACTACACGTGGTTTCGGTGAGACGAGGACCAACCGGGACCGCGAGGAGGACAAGGGCTGTTCGTGCCGGACGGAACTGCTGCACGGGCTCCTGGTGGGTCGCACGGCGATCGGCCAGCGCGTGTGGGATATCTCGCGGTTGATTGACTGGGCGGCCAAGCGCGATGACGTGGACGGCTCGCGGATTGCGATCACGGGCAACTCCGGCGGCGGGACGACGTCGCTGTTCGCGGGGGCGTGCGAGACGCGCATCACCGTCGCGGTGCCGAGTTGCTACTTCTGCACCTTCGCCGGGAGCATCGGGACCATCCACCACTGCGACTGCAACTACGTGCCGGGCGTCATGCGGCTCGGGGAGATGTACGATGTCGCGGGGCTCATCGCGCCGCGCGCATTCTGCGCGATTGCGGGCAAGGACGACGGGATATTCCCGATCAAGCACGTGCGAGAAGCGTTCGCGCAGGTCAAGCGCGTGTACGAGGTAGCTGGCGTGCCGGAACGGTGTCGGCTGTACGTCGGCCAGGGCGGGCATCGGTACTACTCCGCCGGCGCGTGGCCGTTCATCAAGAAGTGGTTCGGCGGAAAACGTTGGTAA
- a CDS encoding zinc-binding dehydrogenase encodes MSRTALAIVNVAPNRVELQEVGIPDPGPADVAVLTRHSMISNGTERSVLAGERGYGRAEGDPDAPPFPQVGGYQKVGIVESVGRNVRGVAEGDWVFAALGRIAFREFPMAGHVGVSITNHNDVLKLPAGLDPVAASGLVLTQVGYNHGSRPPVSDGTRAIVVGDGLVGLWAAETLQARGAAVLLIGRHDERLRTFEVRGDSRTANARLTDADQVAADFSPGGAHVVIDTLTTADDLHASLRFLAHDGHIVAGGYYIHGRHLIDYMQLTAREATLYAPGGWTRRRLERTLDWIVKGHLRVLDKITHRWPVARAAEAYDLLVRRHEPFLAMVIDW; translated from the coding sequence ATGAGCCGCACGGCGCTCGCAATCGTCAACGTCGCGCCCAACCGCGTCGAACTCCAAGAGGTCGGCATACCCGATCCCGGGCCGGCCGACGTCGCCGTCCTCACGCGCCACTCCATGATCTCGAACGGCACCGAGCGCTCCGTGCTCGCCGGCGAACGCGGCTACGGCCGCGCCGAAGGCGACCCGGACGCGCCGCCGTTCCCCCAGGTCGGCGGCTATCAGAAGGTCGGCATCGTCGAATCGGTCGGGCGCAACGTGCGCGGAGTTGCTGAAGGCGACTGGGTCTTCGCGGCATTGGGTCGGATCGCGTTTCGCGAATTCCCCATGGCCGGCCACGTCGGCGTCAGCATCACGAACCACAACGATGTGCTGAAGCTCCCCGCCGGCCTCGATCCCGTCGCGGCGAGCGGCCTCGTTCTCACCCAGGTCGGCTACAATCACGGCTCGCGGCCGCCGGTAAGCGACGGAACCCGCGCCATCGTCGTCGGGGACGGATTGGTGGGGCTCTGGGCGGCGGAGACGCTCCAGGCCCGCGGCGCGGCAGTCCTGTTGATCGGGCGTCACGACGAGCGCCTGCGGACGTTCGAGGTCAGAGGCGACAGCCGCACCGCGAACGCGCGACTCACGGATGCGGATCAGGTCGCCGCCGATTTCTCCCCCGGCGGCGCCCACGTGGTGATTGACACGCTGACGACCGCCGATGACCTGCACGCATCTCTGCGCTTCCTCGCGCACGACGGCCACATCGTCGCCGGCGGCTACTACATCCATGGGCGTCATCTTATTGACTACATGCAGCTCACGGCGCGCGAGGCCACGCTCTACGCGCCCGGCGGCTGGACGCGCCGACGCCTCGAGCGCACGCTCGACTGGATCGTCAAAGGACATCTGCGCGTGCTCGACAAAATCACCCATCGCTGGCCCGTCGCCCGCGCGGCGGAAGCATACGACCTGCTCGTCCGCAGGCACGAGCCATTCCTGGCGATGGTCATTGACTGGTGA
- a CDS encoding zinc-binding dehydrogenase — MRILQIQSPGHAPLIEVPDPVAGAGEVIVRIEAVASCPHWDITMMAGRDIFDRPDFPHYPIVPGQPGHEMTGVVESIGPDVTRFAPGDAVVTWRTMGEDKPGYYAEKACVPIADLLPRPTELSAAEAAGFEMAMCVAVCFLALPDLAGQRVSVGGLGPAGMIAVQMAKAVGAATVIGFDLNPQRCAFALTLGADQAHDPNSEAGARFIGRGEADYAIDCSGSAASVQFQLDVVRKGVALFGVPHDAYRFEPRHFGLTLYGYKGHTPEAAQYAMELLRSGAVRLAPLNTVELPLSRFAEGTALLAEQKALKVLYRAE, encoded by the coding sequence ATGAGAATCCTGCAGATCCAATCCCCTGGCCACGCGCCGCTGATAGAGGTCCCCGACCCCGTCGCCGGCGCGGGCGAAGTCATCGTTCGCATCGAGGCCGTCGCCAGTTGCCCGCACTGGGATATCACCATGATGGCCGGCCGCGACATCTTCGACCGCCCGGACTTCCCGCACTACCCCATTGTCCCCGGCCAGCCGGGCCACGAGATGACCGGCGTCGTCGAGAGCATCGGGCCTGACGTGACCCGGTTCGCGCCCGGCGATGCCGTGGTCACGTGGCGCACCATGGGGGAGGACAAGCCGGGCTACTACGCTGAGAAGGCCTGCGTGCCGATCGCGGACCTATTGCCGCGGCCAACCGAGCTGAGCGCGGCCGAGGCGGCCGGCTTCGAGATGGCAATGTGCGTCGCCGTATGCTTCCTCGCTCTGCCCGATCTCGCCGGACAGCGCGTCTCCGTCGGTGGACTGGGGCCCGCCGGGATGATCGCGGTGCAGATGGCGAAGGCGGTCGGCGCCGCGACCGTCATCGGGTTCGACCTGAACCCGCAGCGCTGCGCATTTGCACTGACCCTCGGCGCCGACCAAGCGCACGATCCCAACAGCGAAGCCGGGGCGCGGTTCATCGGCCGGGGCGAAGCGGACTATGCCATTGACTGCTCCGGCAGCGCGGCGTCGGTGCAGTTCCAGTTGGACGTTGTCCGCAAGGGCGTCGCGCTCTTCGGCGTGCCGCACGACGCGTACCGATTCGAGCCGCGCCATTTCGGGCTGACGCTGTACGGGTACAAAGGGCACACGCCTGAGGCGGCGCAGTACGCGATGGAGCTGCTCAGATCGGGAGCGGTGCGTCTCGCGCCGCTCAACACCGTCGAGCTGCCGCTCAGCCGGTTCGCCGAGGGTACGGCCCTACTCGCGGAGCAGAAAGCCCTGAAGGTCCTCTACCGCGCGGAGTAA
- a CDS encoding DEAD/DEAH box helicase family protein, whose protein sequence is MDCFPAEAQFKYPWRTYQARVLAELDEHLGDNRLHIVAAPGSGKTVLGLEVVRRLNRPALILAPTLTIRDQWVERFVNLFLPETEQRPDWISTDVREPGFVTVVTYQALHVACAGGTESEEAEEEAGNDRYAGDDDLREDAPVATGAAARLLREHRIGTIVVDEAHHLRSEWWRTLRGVCSAMSDATVVALTATPPYDVSPFEWERYRALCGPVDAEVPAPELVLAGDLCPHQDYTFFSTPSAEEAARIHAFRAEVERVVGALKQDVEFIGALQNHPWLAAPDASLERILDDPEYFSSIVIFLNSVGGRVPPQALRILGAADRELPPFDLEWCEVLLERCLYRYRGQFADQDALLQSTERELKRVGAIERRQVRLRSTERIRRILASSISKLNSMVEVVRLESAALGRDLRMVVLTDFIRAADLPGGPEDIKPLNRIGVVPIFERLRREGLDGPSLGALSGSLVIVPRRAQDKLVECAADMGIAAERINLTALPYDPDYLRLEIAGAEASVVVQLVTRLFSAGAITVLVGTKSLLGEGWDAPSVNTLVLASFVGSYMLSNQMRGRAIRTQADDPEKTANIWHLVCVEPDAAEPGDDLETLKRRFRAFMGPALDEPVIESGIGRLGIGAAPYSEVRVREINRWMIERAEDRAGLREAWREALQRGTQMRTAEELRAPVLSLPRGFVFANTIAALFWEGVFIGGYLALDVGEGLLDLGALPPKWYLTLASLAFLLCAVAAAPRMLKALWLLVKHGSIESSMRQVGGVVLRALTHVGAVRTPEHKLAVMAERGPTGEVYCALAGGTTYEKTVYLDALREVLDPIDNPRYLLSRKSVLWSIHRQDYHAVPGVIGARKEFAEFFAREWRRNVGAVELIYTRTVEGRKVLLKARTGAMSSAFRPASERVSCWR, encoded by the coding sequence ATGGACTGCTTTCCGGCGGAGGCTCAATTCAAGTATCCCTGGCGGACGTACCAGGCGCGCGTGCTCGCCGAACTCGATGAGCACCTCGGGGACAACCGCCTGCACATCGTCGCCGCGCCGGGCTCAGGCAAGACTGTGCTCGGCCTCGAAGTGGTGCGCCGCCTCAACCGGCCCGCGTTGATTCTCGCCCCCACGCTCACCATCCGCGACCAGTGGGTGGAGCGCTTCGTGAACCTCTTCCTGCCCGAGACGGAGCAGCGGCCCGACTGGATCTCAACCGACGTTCGCGAGCCCGGCTTCGTCACCGTGGTCACGTACCAGGCTCTGCACGTCGCGTGCGCGGGCGGCACGGAGAGCGAGGAGGCTGAAGAAGAAGCAGGCAACGACCGATACGCCGGCGACGACGACCTGCGCGAGGACGCGCCGGTCGCGACCGGCGCTGCCGCCCGGCTTCTGCGAGAGCACCGCATCGGCACCATCGTCGTGGACGAAGCTCATCATTTGCGCAGCGAGTGGTGGCGGACGCTCCGCGGCGTGTGCAGCGCCATGTCCGACGCCACCGTGGTCGCACTCACCGCCACTCCGCCGTACGATGTCTCGCCCTTCGAATGGGAGCGCTACCGAGCGCTGTGCGGGCCGGTGGACGCCGAGGTGCCGGCGCCGGAGCTGGTCCTGGCGGGCGACCTCTGCCCGCATCAGGACTACACGTTCTTCTCGACGCCGTCCGCCGAGGAGGCGGCACGTATTCACGCGTTCCGCGCGGAAGTGGAGCGCGTGGTTGGGGCCCTCAAACAAGACGTGGAGTTCATCGGCGCGCTCCAGAACCATCCATGGCTGGCGGCGCCGGACGCCTCGTTGGAACGGATCCTCGACGACCCCGAGTATTTCTCAAGCATCGTCATCTTCCTCAACTCCGTGGGCGGGCGCGTGCCGCCGCAGGCGCTGCGGATACTCGGTGCGGCGGATCGAGAGCTGCCGCCGTTCGACCTGGAATGGTGCGAAGTCTTGCTCGAACGCTGCCTGTACCGGTATCGCGGGCAATTCGCCGATCAGGATGCCTTGCTCCAATCAACGGAGCGCGAGCTAAAGCGCGTCGGCGCGATCGAGCGGCGGCAGGTTCGCCTGCGCAGCACCGAGAGAATCAGAAGGATCCTGGCCTCCAGCATCAGCAAGCTCAACAGCATGGTCGAGGTCGTGAGGTTGGAGAGCGCGGCGCTCGGGCGCGATCTGCGCATGGTGGTGCTGACGGATTTCATCCGCGCGGCGGATCTGCCGGGCGGCCCAGAGGACATCAAGCCCCTGAATCGCATCGGGGTCGTGCCCATCTTCGAGCGGCTGCGCCGCGAAGGACTGGACGGCCCCAGCCTCGGCGCACTCAGCGGGTCGCTCGTCATAGTTCCTCGGCGCGCGCAAGATAAGCTCGTTGAGTGTGCTGCCGACATGGGGATCGCGGCCGAGCGAATCAACCTGACAGCCCTCCCCTATGACCCCGACTACCTGAGGCTCGAGATCGCGGGTGCGGAGGCGAGCGTCGTCGTGCAACTCGTGACGAGGCTGTTCTCAGCCGGCGCGATAACCGTGCTCGTCGGGACGAAGTCCTTGCTCGGCGAAGGCTGGGACGCGCCATCGGTCAACACGTTGGTTCTCGCCAGCTTCGTCGGGTCGTATATGCTGTCCAACCAGATGCGCGGGCGGGCCATCCGGACGCAGGCTGACGACCCCGAGAAGACCGCGAACATCTGGCACCTCGTGTGCGTGGAGCCGGACGCAGCCGAGCCCGGAGACGACCTGGAGACACTGAAGCGGCGATTCCGCGCCTTCATGGGTCCGGCGCTTGACGAGCCGGTCATCGAGAGCGGCATCGGGCGATTGGGGATCGGGGCCGCGCCGTACTCGGAGGTGCGTGTTCGGGAAATCAACCGGTGGATGATCGAGCGTGCCGAGGATCGCGCCGGGTTGCGGGAGGCGTGGCGCGAAGCCCTGCAACGCGGAACGCAAATGCGGACGGCGGAGGAACTGCGCGCCCCCGTGCTGTCGCTTCCCCGCGGCTTTGTCTTCGCCAACACAATCGCCGCGCTGTTCTGGGAGGGCGTGTTCATCGGCGGCTATCTCGCGCTGGACGTCGGGGAGGGCCTGCTGGACCTCGGCGCGCTCCCGCCGAAATGGTACCTGACGCTTGCGAGCCTGGCGTTCCTGCTCTGCGCGGTGGCCGCGGCACCACGCATGCTGAAGGCGTTGTGGTTGCTGGTCAAGCACGGCTCCATCGAATCGAGCATGCGGCAGGTCGGCGGAGTCGTTCTGCGCGCACTGACGCACGTCGGCGCGGTCCGGACGCCGGAGCACAAGCTTGCCGTGATGGCCGAGAGGGGGCCGACAGGGGAAGTCTACTGCGCGCTGGCGGGCGGGACGACGTACGAGAAGACGGTGTACCTCGATGCGCTGCGGGAAGTGCTCGACCCCATTGATAACCCGCGATATCTGCTGTCGCGGAAGAGCGTCCTGTGGAGCATTCACCGCCAGGATTACCACGCGGTGCCGGGCGTCATCGGCGCGAGGAAGGAGTTCGCGGAGTTCTTCGCGCGGGAGTGGCGCAGGAACGTCGGCGCGGTCGAGTTGATCTACACGCGGACGGTTGAGGGGCGGAAGGTGCTCCTCAAGGCGCGGACGGGGGCGATGTCATCGGCGTTCCGTCCGGCGTCGGAGCGGGTGAGCTGTTGGCGATGA
- a CDS encoding ABC transporter permease, whose protein sequence is MLWRRVRQIVRKEFIQVRRDPRMLRLIIVAPLFQLIIFGYAATTDVKHVATAVLDNDRSRQSRDLIARVANSGYFDLDYYVTRPQQITALLDTGEAQVAIEIPQGFARDLAQGKSAPLQVVVDGSNSTTAGVVLGYVAGIVRRFSEDVLEERAAGMRARIVRLPRVEERTRVWYNPDLKSVNFMVPAVICMILLVVTMLLTSLAIVKEREIGTLEQLIVTPIKPRELMVAKTIPFIIIGFVDVLLILFVARAWFRVPVAGSLVLLLVSAAVFLMTSLGLGLFISTVSRTQQQAMMTAFFIMLPSIMLSGLIFPIEYMPKAVQVITYFLPLTYFVTIIRGIFLKGAGLAILWPDILVLLAIGIAILALSAARFVKRMA, encoded by the coding sequence ATGCTCTGGCGGCGCGTGCGACAGATTGTCAGGAAAGAGTTCATCCAGGTGCGGCGCGATCCGCGCATGCTGCGCCTCATCATCGTCGCGCCGCTATTCCAGCTCATCATCTTCGGGTACGCCGCGACGACGGACGTCAAGCACGTCGCGACAGCGGTGCTCGACAACGACCGCTCGCGCCAGAGCCGCGACCTGATCGCCCGTGTGGCGAACTCGGGGTACTTCGACCTCGACTATTATGTCACGCGTCCGCAACAGATCACCGCGCTGCTCGACACGGGGGAGGCGCAAGTCGCCATAGAGATCCCGCAGGGCTTCGCGCGCGACCTGGCGCAGGGGAAGAGCGCCCCGCTACAGGTCGTGGTTGACGGGAGTAATTCGACGACCGCCGGGGTCGTGCTAGGTTACGTCGCGGGAATCGTGAGGCGCTTCTCGGAGGACGTGCTCGAGGAGCGTGCCGCTGGGATGCGGGCGCGGATCGTCAGACTGCCGCGCGTCGAGGAGCGCACGCGCGTCTGGTACAACCCGGATCTCAAGAGCGTCAACTTCATGGTGCCTGCCGTGATATGCATGATCCTGCTCGTCGTGACCATGCTGCTCACGTCGCTGGCGATCGTCAAGGAACGAGAGATCGGAACGCTGGAGCAGTTGATCGTCACGCCGATCAAGCCGCGCGAGCTGATGGTGGCGAAGACGATCCCGTTCATCATCATCGGGTTCGTGGACGTCCTGTTGATTCTGTTCGTGGCCCGGGCGTGGTTCCGAGTGCCGGTAGCGGGCAGCCTGGTGCTTCTCCTCGTGTCCGCCGCCGTGTTTCTCATGACGAGCCTGGGGTTGGGTTTGTTCATTTCGACCGTATCGCGCACGCAGCAGCAGGCGATGATGACGGCGTTCTTCATCATGCTGCCTTCGATTATGCTGTCCGGGCTCATTTTCCCCATCGAGTACATGCCCAAGGCGGTGCAGGTCATCACGTATTTCCTGCCGCTCACGTACTTCGTGACGATCATCCGGGGCATTTTCCTGAAGGGCGCGGGCCTGGCGATATTGTGGCCGGACATTCTGGTGCTGCTGGCGATCGGGATCGCCATCCTCGCGTTGTCGGCGGCGCGATTCGTGAAGCGAATGGCGTAG
- a CDS encoding ABC transporter permease, protein AEVDRVIDRGSAKVALAIPRGYARDLAAGRSAQVQVIVDGTDPRTASLALSYVSAIILGYSNQITLAAASRAGVTRAETLQPVDFRPRVWYNPELRSTNFIVPGLIAVILMMLSALLTSMTVVRERERATIEQLVVSPVMPYELMIGKLVPYVMIAFVDVVMVTAAGRLLFDVPLRGSPVLLLGLSGVFLVAALGIGLVISTVAHSQQVAMTIAIMATMLPSFLLSGFVFPIASMPRPIQVVTYLIPARYFLVILREIFLKGTGAAVLWRQAVPLVVFALAAIVIAALKFKKRL, encoded by the coding sequence GCGGAGGTTGACCGTGTGATAGACCGGGGCTCGGCCAAGGTGGCGCTGGCGATTCCGCGCGGCTACGCGCGCGACCTCGCGGCGGGCAGGAGCGCGCAGGTGCAGGTGATCGTTGACGGCACCGATCCGCGGACGGCGTCGCTCGCGCTGAGCTACGTATCGGCGATCATCCTGGGGTACTCCAACCAGATCACGCTGGCCGCAGCGTCGAGAGCGGGCGTGACCCGCGCGGAGACGCTGCAACCCGTGGACTTCCGGCCGCGCGTGTGGTACAACCCCGAACTCAGAAGCACCAATTTCATCGTGCCCGGGCTGATCGCCGTCATCCTGATGATGCTGTCGGCGTTGCTGACCTCGATGACCGTGGTGCGCGAGCGGGAGCGCGCGACGATCGAGCAGCTTGTGGTTTCGCCGGTCATGCCCTACGAGCTGATGATCGGCAAGCTCGTCCCGTACGTGATGATTGCGTTCGTGGATGTGGTGATGGTGACGGCCGCGGGGAGGCTGCTGTTCGACGTGCCGTTGCGGGGGAGCCCGGTGCTGCTGCTCGGGCTGTCCGGCGTATTCCTGGTCGCGGCGCTCGGCATCGGGCTCGTCATCTCGACCGTCGCCCACTCGCAGCAGGTCGCGATGACCATTGCGATCATGGCGACGATGCTGCCGTCATTCCTGCTGTCGGGCTTCGTGTTCCCGATCGCGAGCATGCCGCGGCCGATACAAGTCGTCACCTATCTGATACCCGCGCGATACTTCCTGGTCATCCTGCGCGAGATCTTCCTCAAGGGCACCGGCGCGGCGGTGCTATGGCGGCAGGCGGTGCCGCTCGTCGTGTTCGCGTTGGCGGCCATCGTCATCGCGGCCTTGAAATTCAAGAAGCGGCTCTAG